One stretch of Synergistes jonesii DNA includes these proteins:
- the hemB gene encoding porphobilinogen synthase, producing MIIRPRRLRRNKIIRDLAAETRLSPSMLVYPLFVREGRGIVEDIPAMPGQKRYSPDTLPRALEEVRKAGVNSVLLFGIPEHKDERGSEAYNDDGVIQQALREGKRHFPDICFIADVCLCEYTSHGHCGLLKGEAVDNDPTLDLLARTALSQAQAGADMVAPSDMMDGRVAAIRAKLDGAGLEDTLIFSYAVKYASAFYGPFREAAGSAPSFGDRRGYQMDPRNVREGVREALLDIEEGADMIMVKPGLPYLDVLRAVKERSCVPVGAYCVSGEYSMIKAAAERGWLDERRVAAESAICLARGGADIIVSYFAPELARMMKEGEL from the coding sequence GTGATCATACGTCCAAGAAGGCTCAGAAGAAATAAAATCATTCGCGATCTGGCGGCCGAGACGAGGCTCTCGCCGTCGATGCTCGTCTATCCACTCTTTGTCCGCGAAGGGCGCGGCATCGTCGAGGATATACCGGCGATGCCGGGGCAGAAGCGCTACAGCCCCGATACGCTGCCGCGCGCGCTCGAAGAGGTCCGGAAGGCCGGCGTGAACTCCGTGCTGCTCTTCGGCATCCCCGAACACAAGGACGAACGAGGCAGCGAAGCCTACAACGACGACGGCGTGATCCAGCAGGCGCTGCGCGAAGGCAAAAGACATTTTCCCGACATCTGCTTCATCGCCGACGTCTGCCTCTGCGAATACACGTCGCACGGCCACTGTGGGCTGCTTAAGGGCGAAGCCGTCGACAACGACCCGACGCTCGATCTGCTCGCGCGGACCGCGCTCTCGCAGGCTCAGGCCGGCGCAGACATGGTCGCCCCATCCGACATGATGGACGGGAGGGTCGCGGCGATTCGCGCGAAGCTCGACGGCGCCGGCCTGGAAGATACTCTGATCTTCTCCTACGCCGTGAAGTATGCGTCGGCCTTCTACGGCCCCTTCCGCGAGGCGGCCGGCTCCGCGCCCTCCTTCGGCGACCGCAGAGGCTATCAGATGGACCCGCGCAACGTGCGCGAGGGGGTGCGCGAGGCGCTGCTCGACATAGAAGAGGGAGCCGACATGATAATGGTGAAGCCGGGACTGCCCTACCTCGACGTGCTGCGCGCCGTCAAGGAGAGGAGCTGCGTCCCCGTCGGCGCCTACTGTGTCAGCGGCGAGTACTCGATGATAAAGGCCGCGGCGGAGCGCGGATGGCTCGACGAGAGGCGCGTGGCGGCGGAATCCGCGATATGCCTCGCGCGCGGCGGCGCGGATATAATCGTCAGCTACTTCGCGCCGGAGCTGGCGCGCATGATGAAGGAGGGCGAACTGTAA
- the hemL gene encoding glutamate-1-semialdehyde 2,1-aminomutase gives MSRCEELFAEARRYIPGGVNSPVRAFRSVGCAPVFATRGEGAYIWDADGRKYADYIGSWGPLILGHAYAPVTEAVCAAARGGASFGLPTEREVEMARLIAELVEGVELVRMVSSGTEAVLSALRVARGFTGRELIVKFEGCYHGHSDGMLVKAGSGLATAGRPDSAGVTAKTAAETISCRYNDVGEMKEIFAAHKGEIAAVIVEPVGANMGVVPPAPGFLESLRELTTAQGALLIFDEVITGFRLSLNCASGYFGVTPDLWTFGKIIGGGLPVGAYGGRRDVMSVVAPLGPVYQAGTLSGNPVAMAAGLAALKTLRGAPHIYKELAAKGERLRRGLAEIFKKCDIPACVQGIESLATIFFTEGPVRSYDDAKKSDTARYARYWKSMEKRGVLLAPSQFEALFISAAHSGEDIEYFLSCAEEAARGGEL, from the coding sequence ATGAGCCGCTGTGAAGAGCTTTTCGCGGAAGCGCGGCGCTACATACCGGGAGGCGTCAACAGCCCGGTGCGCGCCTTCAGGAGCGTCGGCTGCGCGCCGGTCTTCGCGACGCGCGGCGAGGGCGCCTATATCTGGGACGCGGACGGAAGAAAATACGCCGATTACATCGGCTCTTGGGGGCCGCTGATCTTAGGGCACGCCTACGCGCCGGTGACGGAAGCCGTATGCGCGGCGGCGCGCGGCGGCGCGAGCTTCGGCCTTCCTACCGAAAGGGAAGTCGAAATGGCGCGGCTGATCGCCGAACTCGTCGAAGGAGTCGAGCTCGTGCGCATGGTCTCTTCCGGTACGGAAGCCGTGCTCTCCGCGCTGCGCGTCGCGCGAGGCTTCACCGGCCGCGAACTGATAGTCAAATTTGAGGGCTGCTACCACGGACATTCCGACGGCATGCTCGTCAAGGCGGGCTCCGGCCTCGCGACGGCCGGCCGCCCCGACAGCGCCGGCGTCACCGCGAAGACCGCCGCCGAGACGATCAGCTGCCGCTATAACGACGTCGGGGAGATGAAAGAAATATTCGCCGCGCACAAAGGTGAGATCGCGGCGGTGATAGTCGAGCCCGTCGGCGCGAACATGGGGGTCGTCCCGCCGGCGCCGGGCTTCCTTGAGTCTCTGCGCGAGCTCACGACTGCGCAGGGGGCGCTTTTGATATTCGACGAGGTCATAACCGGCTTCCGCCTTTCGCTGAACTGCGCATCGGGGTACTTCGGCGTAACGCCCGACCTCTGGACCTTCGGCAAGATAATAGGAGGAGGTCTTCCTGTGGGAGCCTACGGCGGGCGGCGCGACGTCATGTCCGTTGTGGCGCCTCTCGGGCCGGTATATCAGGCGGGCACCCTCTCGGGAAACCCCGTGGCGATGGCCGCGGGGCTTGCTGCGCTGAAGACGCTGCGCGGAGCCCCGCACATTTATAAGGAGCTCGCGGCTAAGGGAGAAAGACTGCGCCGCGGCCTCGCGGAAATATTTAAAAAATGCGACATACCGGCCTGCGTGCAGGGAATCGAATCATTAGCCACGATATTTTTCACAGAAGGCCCCGTGAGAAGCTACGACGACGCGAAGAAGAGCGACACGGCCCGCTACGCGCGCTACTGGAAGAGCATGGAAAAGCGCGGCGTGCTGCTCGCGCCGTCGCAGTTCGAGGCGCTCTTCATCAGCGCCGCGCACAGCGGCGAAGACATAGAATACTTCCTCAGCTGTGCCGAAGAGGCGGCGCGCGGCGGGGAACTCTGA
- a CDS encoding cob(I)yrinic acid a,c-diamide adenosyltransferase, with the protein MDGEEGRVQIYTGCGKGKSTAAFGLAMRCAGNGGRVFVIQFQKARECGEHRSAEKLGVSVTRCAGGRGSSPCARRCPLLSAAFDIFERQSADLLILDEIMAAIRHGCVSLSDALALLSARPRGAELVMTGRGAPEALIERADLVTEMKKIKHYYDEGIPARRGVEF; encoded by the coding sequence ATGGACGGCGAAGAGGGCAGGGTACAGATATACACCGGCTGCGGCAAGGGCAAAAGCACGGCCGCCTTCGGCCTGGCGATGCGCTGCGCCGGAAACGGCGGCAGGGTCTTCGTGATCCAGTTTCAGAAGGCGAGGGAATGCGGCGAGCACAGAAGCGCCGAGAAGCTCGGCGTCTCTGTGACGCGGTGCGCCGGCGGGCGCGGCAGCTCCCCGTGCGCGCGGCGCTGCCCGCTGCTTTCGGCCGCCTTCGATATATTTGAAAGGCAAAGCGCGGACCTCCTTATCCTCGACGAGATAATGGCGGCGATAAGGCACGGCTGCGTCAGCCTTTCAGATGCGCTGGCGCTGCTTTCCGCACGTCCGCGCGGCGCCGAGCTCGTGATGACGGGGCGCGGCGCGCCCGAGGCGCTTATCGAACGCGCCGACCTCGTTACTGAAATGAAAAAGATAAAGCACTACTACGACGAAGGGATCCCGGCGAGGCGCGGCGTGGAATTTTAG
- a CDS encoding cobyric acid synthase, whose amino-acid sequence MKKCRGIMVQGTSSDAGKSFIATALCRIFSDMGYAVCPFKSQNMSNNSCVTLDGLEMGRAQGVQAEAARVEPQAYMNPILLKPRKDTSSEIVLMGKVYEAPCDKNYYRLFTMDKGLETVREALSLIDDRYDVMVCEGAGSPAEVNLNAAEIVNMRVANEADIPVLLVADVDRGGALASVVGTLELLGADRRRVKGIVFNKFRGDISLFEDAVSFTEEKTGVKVVGVMPWLADVVIEGEDILSLNWQRGNQERAGEEKLRIGVVKFPRVSNHTDIEAFRFEPDVEITELSSPAQLARLDAVLLPGTKSTVLDMKYLIDSGLADAIRRFYKEGGAVYGLCGGYQMLGEKIDDRYLRDNEKIPEIEGLGLLPAVTLFDDEKTTVRSSGRAAHPCFKEYTPVEGYQIHFGRTRALRGGEGFSPLFELDGKKEGLADADLRVAGSYLHNAFHNDLFRTTWLNLLRKRRGLPERAAVSTAEAKEAAYDALAASAKENLDVDYIIKIMGLPAAQPGSASRRGEAG is encoded by the coding sequence ATGAAAAAATGCAGAGGCATCATGGTACAGGGGACGTCGAGCGACGCGGGGAAGAGCTTCATCGCTACGGCGCTCTGCCGCATATTCTCCGACATGGGATACGCGGTCTGCCCCTTCAAATCTCAAAATATGTCGAACAATTCCTGCGTCACGCTAGACGGCCTCGAGATGGGACGTGCCCAGGGCGTGCAGGCGGAGGCCGCGCGCGTCGAGCCTCAGGCGTACATGAACCCGATACTGCTCAAGCCGAGGAAGGACACCTCCTCCGAGATCGTCCTGATGGGCAAGGTATACGAAGCGCCCTGCGACAAAAATTATTACCGCCTCTTCACGATGGACAAGGGGCTGGAGACGGTGCGCGAGGCGCTCTCGCTGATAGACGACAGATACGACGTGATGGTCTGCGAAGGGGCGGGAAGCCCCGCCGAAGTCAACCTCAACGCCGCGGAGATCGTGAACATGCGCGTCGCCAACGAGGCCGACATCCCGGTGCTGCTCGTCGCGGACGTCGACCGCGGCGGCGCGCTGGCCTCCGTCGTCGGCACGCTCGAGCTGCTCGGCGCGGACAGGCGGCGCGTGAAGGGCATCGTCTTCAACAAATTCCGCGGCGACATCTCGCTCTTCGAAGACGCCGTAAGTTTCACCGAAGAAAAGACCGGCGTCAAAGTCGTCGGCGTCATGCCGTGGCTCGCCGACGTCGTGATCGAAGGGGAGGACATATTGAGCCTCAACTGGCAGAGAGGGAATCAAGAACGCGCCGGCGAGGAAAAGCTTCGCATCGGCGTCGTGAAATTCCCGCGCGTATCCAACCACACGGACATCGAAGCCTTCCGCTTCGAGCCGGACGTCGAGATAACGGAGCTCTCTTCGCCGGCGCAGCTCGCGCGTCTCGACGCCGTGCTGCTGCCCGGCACCAAGAGCACCGTGCTAGACATGAAATATCTTATCGACTCGGGGCTCGCCGACGCGATACGCCGCTTCTACAAGGAAGGCGGCGCCGTCTACGGCCTCTGCGGCGGCTATCAGATGCTGGGCGAAAAAATAGACGACAGATACCTCCGCGACAACGAAAAGATTCCCGAAATAGAGGGGCTCGGGCTGCTTCCGGCCGTCACGCTCTTCGACGACGAAAAAACGACGGTCCGCAGCAGCGGCCGAGCGGCGCACCCATGCTTCAAAGAATACACGCCCGTCGAGGGCTACCAGATACACTTCGGAAGGACGCGTGCGCTGCGCGGCGGCGAGGGCTTTTCACCGCTCTTTGAGCTCGACGGAAAAAAGGAAGGCTTGGCCGACGCGGATCTGCGCGTCGCCGGCAGCTACCTTCACAACGCGTTCCACAACGACCTTTTCCGCACGACGTGGCTCAACCTGCTGCGTAAGAGGCGCGGGCTGCCGGAGCGCGCCGCCGTCTCGACGGCCGAGGCGAAGGAAGCCGCCTACGACGCGCTCGCGGCCTCGGCTAAAGAAAACCTCGACGTCGATTATATAATCAAGATCATGGGGCTTCCGGCGGCTCAGCCGGGCTCCGCCTCGCGGCGCGGGGAGGCTGGATAA
- a CDS encoding cobyrinate a,c-diamide synthase: MEVVRPRLVVAAVHSGSGKTTIASGIAAALAARGLRVHPFKVGPDYIDPGYLGLAAGSRADSLDTWLTGEETMKKIFLSASEGADVSIIEGVMGLYDGGAGGVSSTAQIAKLLRAPVLLVIDVRSMGESAAAIAAGFRDYDRGVALRGVIINRFGSENHKKMVCDAVRCAGLPVLGALPRNKDAEVRERHLGLLPVEENDDGRYIETVIKMTENSVDLDALLQIARGAPPLGELPAPAARAEKKAKIAVARDEAFSFYYPESVYALEAAGAEIINFSPLNDEKIPDCGGLIFGGGFPEVFAARLAANGPMKESVAAAASSGMPIYAECGGFMYLTREITDLDGVPHKMAGVIPMRCRMNDSLRTVGYVTARALSDSVVAAAGERLRGHEFHFSSAEEEEEIPHAFEFTKNRGGETYSAGYAKGNVLGSYLHLHFAGFPKAALRFVEKCAEYEKRVLRRRLPPE; encoded by the coding sequence ATGGAAGTCGTGCGCCCAAGGCTGGTCGTCGCGGCGGTCCACAGCGGCAGCGGCAAGACGACGATAGCGAGCGGCATAGCCGCGGCGCTTGCCGCCCGCGGGCTGCGCGTGCACCCCTTCAAGGTCGGCCCCGATTACATCGACCCCGGCTACCTCGGGCTCGCGGCCGGCTCGCGCGCCGACAGCCTCGATACGTGGCTCACAGGCGAGGAGACGATGAAAAAAATATTCCTCTCCGCCTCCGAGGGCGCCGACGTCTCGATCATCGAAGGGGTTATGGGGCTCTACGACGGCGGGGCGGGCGGCGTGAGCAGCACAGCGCAGATAGCCAAGCTGCTCCGCGCTCCGGTGTTGCTCGTGATAGACGTCCGCTCGATGGGCGAAAGCGCCGCGGCGATCGCGGCGGGTTTCCGCGATTACGACCGCGGGGTCGCCCTTCGCGGCGTGATAATAAACCGCTTCGGCTCCGAAAATCATAAGAAAATGGTCTGCGACGCCGTGCGGTGCGCGGGCCTTCCCGTCTTGGGCGCGCTGCCGCGCAATAAGGATGCCGAAGTGCGCGAGCGCCACCTCGGGCTGCTGCCGGTCGAGGAGAACGACGACGGCCGCTACATAGAGACGGTCATAAAAATGACGGAAAACTCCGTCGACTTGGACGCGCTGCTGCAGATCGCGCGCGGCGCGCCGCCGCTCGGCGAGCTCCCGGCGCCGGCCGCGCGCGCGGAGAAAAAAGCGAAAATCGCCGTCGCGCGCGACGAAGCGTTTTCATTCTATTACCCCGAGAGCGTCTACGCGCTCGAAGCGGCCGGCGCGGAGATAATAAATTTCAGCCCGCTGAACGACGAAAAAATTCCCGACTGCGGCGGCCTCATCTTCGGCGGCGGATTTCCCGAAGTCTTCGCGGCGCGCCTCGCGGCCAACGGGCCGATGAAAGAATCCGTCGCAGCCGCGGCTTCGTCGGGGATGCCTATATACGCCGAGTGCGGCGGCTTCATGTACCTCACGCGCGAGATTACTGACCTTGATGGGGTCCCCCATAAGATGGCCGGAGTCATCCCCATGAGATGCCGCATGAACGACAGCCTGCGCACCGTAGGCTACGTCACCGCGAGGGCCCTCTCCGACAGCGTCGTAGCGGCCGCAGGCGAAAGGCTGCGCGGGCATGAGTTCCACTTTTCGAGCGCCGAGGAGGAGGAAGAGATACCGCACGCCTTCGAATTCACGAAAAACCGCGGCGGTGAAACGTACAGCGCCGGCTACGCGAAGGGGAACGTCCTCGGCTCCTACCTGCATCTGCACTTCGCCGGCTTTCCCAAGGCCGCCCTTCGCTTTGTCGAAAAGTGCGCGGAATACGAAAAGCGGGTGTTGCGGCGCCGACTTCCGCCCGAGTGA
- the rplJ gene encoding 50S ribosomal protein L10, translating to MPTQAKREMIDMLAEALKKTDAVFVAEYRGLTVKKANELRRLIRNAGGEMKVCKNTLMRIALDECGMKRMSDCDSGPNGYVLSYGDAAAVAKAIRDFAKEKGNEALVIKGGLLGGNQTLTKGQVLALAELPSKEALLAQVVGTIAAPLRGLVTVLSGPQRNLVTLLAKIRDQKESAA from the coding sequence ATGCCTACACAAGCAAAACGTGAAATGATCGACATGCTGGCCGAAGCGCTGAAAAAGACCGACGCCGTCTTCGTGGCGGAGTACCGCGGACTGACGGTCAAGAAGGCCAACGAACTCCGCAGGCTCATCCGCAACGCCGGAGGCGAGATGAAGGTCTGCAAAAACACCCTCATGCGCATCGCCCTCGACGAATGCGGAATGAAGAGAATGTCGGACTGCGACTCCGGCCCCAACGGCTACGTGCTCTCCTATGGGGACGCCGCGGCGGTGGCGAAGGCGATACGCGACTTCGCGAAGGAGAAGGGCAACGAAGCGCTAGTCATCAAAGGCGGGCTCCTAGGGGGGAATCAGACGCTTACGAAGGGGCAGGTCTTAGCGCTCGCGGAACTTCCGTCGAAGGAGGCTCTGCTCGCGCAGGTCGTCGGCACGATCGCGGCTCCGCTTCGCGGACTCGTCACCGTGCTCTCCGGACCTCAGAGGAATCTCGTCACGCTACTTGCGAAGATTCGAGATCAGAAAGAATCGGCGGCGTAA
- the rplL gene encoding 50S ribosomal protein L7/L12: MTREELIQAISEMSVLELSELVKELEDKFGVSAAAPAMVMPAAGAAAAGAAAPAEEEKTEFDVVLVEHGANKIAVIKAVREITGLGLKEAKDLVDGAPKTVKEAAPKEEAEEMKKKLEEAGAKVELK; the protein is encoded by the coding sequence ATGACACGTGAAGAACTCATCCAGGCTATCAGCGAAATGTCCGTACTCGAGCTTTCGGAGCTCGTCAAGGAACTCGAAGACAAATTCGGCGTCTCCGCCGCCGCTCCGGCAATGGTGATGCCGGCGGCGGGCGCAGCCGCGGCCGGCGCCGCCGCGCCCGCGGAAGAAGAGAAGACGGAATTCGACGTCGTCCTCGTCGAGCACGGCGCGAACAAGATCGCCGTAATCAAGGCGGTCCGCGAGATCACAGGGCTCGGACTCAAAGAGGCGAAGGATCTCGTCGACGGCGCCCCCAAGACGGTGAAGGAAGCCGCTCCGAAGGAAGAAGCCGAAGAGATGAAGAAGAAGCTCGAGGAAGCCGGAGCGAAGGTAGAGCTGAAGTAA
- a CDS encoding Fic family protein: MRKFDYSFLDNGLLPASLINLAVGIANLKTMAGIRKEGYVRIFTELEAIAKVQSVKSSNAIEGIIASDERIAAIVNQNSAPLNHNEAEVAGYRDALNEIHLGYEHINFRQGDILRLHETLLSIAGYEYGGRYKTDDNVILEVDAAGKRKVRFSPTPASETEAAMEQLELAYLDACGNTGINQLLLIPCVILDFLCIHPFRDGNGRMSRLLSLLLLYKNGYDVVKYVSFEEQINNHKGFYYETLKQSSDGWHTNENSCFPFIENFLSTLYMCYKELDKRFAVVHGNKITKKARIEASVLNSLTPISKAEICKILPDVSPTTVEAVLGAMIKEGTIKRIGAGRASRYIRV; the protein is encoded by the coding sequence GTGAGAAAATTTGATTATTCTTTCCTAGATAACGGACTGCTGCCCGCAAGTTTGATAAACCTCGCCGTAGGCATCGCAAACCTGAAAACGATGGCCGGCATTCGGAAAGAGGGATATGTGCGTATCTTTACGGAGTTGGAGGCTATTGCAAAGGTACAGTCGGTCAAAAGCTCCAATGCCATCGAGGGGATCATTGCCAGCGATGAGCGTATCGCAGCCATCGTCAACCAGAACAGCGCACCACTGAACCACAATGAGGCGGAGGTCGCCGGATACAGAGACGCCCTGAATGAAATCCACCTGGGGTACGAGCATATCAATTTCCGACAGGGCGACATTCTGCGCCTGCATGAGACGCTGCTGTCTATTGCCGGGTATGAGTACGGCGGCCGCTATAAAACGGACGATAATGTAATTTTGGAAGTCGATGCGGCTGGAAAGCGGAAAGTGCGCTTTTCTCCAACGCCGGCCTCCGAGACAGAGGCGGCGATGGAGCAGTTGGAGCTTGCCTACTTGGACGCCTGCGGCAACACCGGCATTAATCAGCTCCTGCTGATTCCCTGCGTGATCCTGGACTTTCTCTGTATTCATCCCTTCCGGGACGGGAACGGAAGGATGTCCCGGCTGCTGTCGCTCCTGCTGCTATACAAAAACGGCTATGACGTGGTGAAATACGTATCTTTTGAGGAGCAGATCAACAACCATAAAGGCTTTTATTACGAAACTTTGAAGCAATCGTCCGACGGCTGGCATACAAACGAGAACAGTTGCTTCCCCTTTATAGAGAACTTCCTATCCACACTGTATATGTGCTATAAAGAGCTGGACAAACGTTTTGCGGTAGTACATGGGAATAAGATCACCAAGAAAGCCCGCATCGAGGCGTCCGTGTTAAACAGCCTGACTCCTATCTCCAAAGCGGAGATATGCAAAATACTCCCGGATGTCAGCCCCACGACCGTGGAGGCCGTGCTGGGAGCTATGATAAAGGAAGGTACAATTAAGCGAATCGGGGCTGGAAGAGCGTCGAGATATATCAGGGTGTAG
- a CDS encoding AAA family ATPase has translation MKLTLHLLGQAYIEKDSARISLPFKKAEAVVFYLALEGARPKEKVKCLFWGDKGERQASGNLRNVIYLLRKHFPEHFEAKHGCLAVSGCTTDIDEICSSDEAEIPSFIFEEPLCGFEALDIGDFDEWLIYKRKQIRDRIVSWLKSRFFESSKRKDAGAGADCLNAMLRMDPFDESAVLELMRLHAADGQISKALSVYKDFSHRLRREADILPGGELRQFAKKLSMEFSAKNTSCDDCFCGRKNEVRQILDSAYHDNRMRLYFIYGEAGVGKTALINHVIKLMGSENIIAFHASPPPVGEGFDYSAWRGVVVRLVNLCREKELAIGREKLSILTRYFNDFSSEGYCRGAALLPPEREALVIAKIVADMTERLCEGKRPLFVLEDMHWFDASSLKLLSLFISELRVPAVFFMTSRPERSEAVIKLIYALRPPIKHSVLSMQLLPFTKDEVMYFCRLFLSEELIEERGESYFIRESAGMPLLLVEMAKMLRENGRAECRAGLRGLIMGRMEGLTEKEREALSILSVFGGPASAEDAALAAGIALEDISQPIETLLRRKMIRETEENGDFLLEFLHDNVRECIYDAMPKFKRKMTHQKIAEVLKRHYSPHKWSPALIEKLKYHYGMSGNELAVLELYLQEMSFHINLNHTLFPLIQDDVLLKCSLPFSDREETERKFTIILNLLHKCGYSDSSSLLFKKLEASYLEMYGGYKINWGEYEGGRRLTDAGLVSARECGFDEIELHCLEDIAHHYLQTDQSAELSKYGKEILALAGKLGKENHKGLAFRLIGMSQLIEGDYRGAESTFIESIKLFEALEMTGKFYTLSMLAPHCYIGEMHQWAGESGYAMKRYEYCLNRCRSAGLFWGQSHFHAHAADAALDMGDWDLLRAHIEEGVSLFESSQGGHCSSILYSLKAVCDARGGDFGAALRALEKADFLASIGKRSWCAAQLMAKAWVSALADDEGSGAEISGYLTHSAKEYAAQAVELYEAIGARRRIDFIKNMFM, from the coding sequence TTGAAGCTGACTCTGCACCTTCTCGGACAGGCCTATATCGAGAAAGATAGCGCAAGAATATCGCTGCCGTTCAAAAAAGCGGAGGCCGTCGTATTTTATCTCGCGCTGGAGGGCGCGCGCCCGAAAGAAAAGGTCAAATGCCTTTTCTGGGGCGATAAGGGCGAGCGTCAGGCCTCCGGCAACCTACGAAACGTCATCTATTTGCTGAGGAAACATTTCCCGGAGCATTTTGAAGCGAAGCACGGCTGCTTGGCCGTCAGCGGCTGCACGACCGACATCGACGAAATATGCTCGTCGGACGAAGCGGAGATACCCTCTTTTATCTTTGAGGAGCCGCTTTGCGGCTTTGAGGCGCTCGACATAGGAGACTTTGACGAATGGCTCATATACAAGAGAAAACAAATCAGGGACCGAATCGTTTCCTGGCTCAAGTCTCGTTTTTTCGAGTCTTCAAAGAGAAAAGACGCCGGCGCGGGCGCCGATTGTCTGAACGCGATGCTGAGAATGGATCCCTTTGACGAGTCGGCCGTGCTGGAGCTCATGAGATTACATGCGGCCGACGGCCAAATTTCAAAAGCGCTCTCCGTTTATAAAGATTTTTCGCACAGGCTGCGCAGGGAAGCGGATATTCTGCCCGGCGGCGAATTGCGGCAGTTTGCAAAAAAGCTGTCGATGGAATTTTCCGCCAAAAATACGAGCTGCGACGATTGTTTCTGCGGAAGGAAAAACGAAGTCCGGCAGATTCTGGATTCCGCATACCACGATAACCGCATGCGGCTCTATTTTATCTACGGCGAGGCCGGCGTTGGGAAAACGGCCCTTATCAACCACGTAATAAAATTAATGGGGTCGGAGAATATAATAGCGTTCCACGCTTCCCCGCCGCCGGTCGGCGAGGGCTTTGATTACTCCGCATGGAGGGGCGTCGTCGTGCGGCTGGTGAATCTGTGCAGAGAGAAAGAGCTTGCGATAGGACGGGAAAAGCTCTCTATACTTACGAGATATTTCAACGATTTTTCAAGCGAAGGATATTGCAGGGGCGCCGCCCTCCTGCCGCCCGAAAGGGAGGCGCTGGTCATAGCGAAAATCGTCGCCGATATGACGGAGCGGCTGTGCGAAGGCAAACGCCCGCTCTTCGTTCTGGAAGACATGCATTGGTTTGACGCTTCCTCGCTGAAGCTGCTCTCCCTTTTCATCTCGGAGCTGAGAGTGCCCGCCGTTTTCTTTATGACGAGCAGGCCGGAACGTTCGGAGGCCGTTATCAAGCTCATATACGCCCTTAGGCCGCCGATAAAACATTCCGTGCTGAGCATGCAGCTTTTGCCCTTTACAAAAGACGAGGTGATGTATTTTTGTCGTCTCTTCCTTTCGGAAGAGCTTATAGAGGAAAGGGGGGAAAGCTATTTTATTCGCGAAAGCGCCGGCATGCCGCTGCTGCTCGTCGAAATGGCGAAGATGCTGAGGGAAAACGGCCGCGCGGAGTGCCGCGCCGGCCTGCGCGGACTGATCATGGGGCGCATGGAAGGACTGACGGAAAAAGAGCGCGAAGCGCTTTCCATCCTCTCCGTATTCGGCGGCCCCGCGAGCGCCGAGGATGCGGCGCTCGCCGCCGGAATAGCGCTGGAGGACATCTCCCAGCCGATCGAGACGCTGCTCAGACGCAAAATGATTCGCGAAACTGAAGAGAACGGCGATTTCCTTCTGGAATTCCTGCACGACAACGTGCGGGAATGTATTTATGACGCAATGCCAAAATTCAAAAGGAAAATGACCCATCAAAAAATAGCGGAAGTCCTGAAAAGACATTACTCTCCGCACAAATGGAGCCCGGCGCTCATCGAAAAGCTAAAGTATCATTACGGGATGTCCGGCAACGAGCTTGCAGTTTTGGAGCTATATCTGCAGGAGATGAGCTTTCACATAAATTTGAACCATACTCTTTTTCCCCTGATTCAGGACGACGTCCTCTTAAAATGTTCCCTGCCTTTCAGCGACAGAGAAGAAACCGAACGGAAATTCACGATAATTTTAAACCTCCTGCATAAATGCGGCTATTCGGACAGCAGCAGCCTGCTGTTCAAAAAGCTGGAGGCCTCGTACCTGGAGATGTACGGCGGCTACAAGATCAACTGGGGAGAATACGAGGGCGGAAGGCGCTTAACGGACGCCGGGCTCGTATCGGCCCGCGAGTGCGGCTTCGACGAAATAGAGCTGCACTGCCTGGAAGACATAGCTCATCATTATTTGCAGACCGATCAAAGCGCCGAGCTGTCAAAATACGGCAAAGAGATACTTGCCCTTGCCGGGAAGCTGGGTAAAGAGAACCATAAAGGTCTGGCATTCAGGCTGATCGGCATGTCGCAGCTCATCGAGGGAGATTACAGGGGCGCTGAAAGCACCTTCATCGAATCGATAAAGCTCTTCGAGGCGCTGGAAATGACCGGTAAATTTTACACGCTCAGCATGCTCGCGCCGCACTGCTACATAGGCGAAATGCATCAATGGGCGGGGGAAAGCGGATACGCGATGAAGCGCTATGAATATTGCCTAAACAGATGCAGAAGCGCCGGCCTCTTCTGGGGGCAGAGCCATTTTCACGCCCACGCTGCCGACGCCGCGCTCGACATGGGCGACTGGGATCTGCTCCGCGCGCATATCGAAGAAGGCGTGTCGCTCTTCGAGAGTTCGCAGGGAGGGCATTGCTCTTCTATCCTCTACAGCCTTAAAGCCGTCTGCGACGCCCGCGGCGGCGACTTCGGCGCGGCGCTGCGGGCGCTGGAAAAAGCCGACTTCCTTGCCTCAATAGGGAAAAGAAGCTGGTGCGCCGCTCAGCTGATGGCCAAGGCGTGGGTATCCGCGCTGGCCGACGACGAGGGCTCAGGCGCCGAAATATCCGGCTACCTGACGCACTCCGCAAAAGAATACGCCGCGCAGGCCGTCGAGCTGTACGAAGCGATCGGCGCCCGCCGCAGGATAGATTTTATAAAAAATATGTTCATGTAA